The nucleotide sequence CTCGCATCTATGTCGCCAACTCCGACGTGCGCTTCCTTCGCGATGGCACGCGGCGCCTCGACGCCACGCAGGGCGGCGGCCTGTTCGGACTCGATCTCGCCAGCGGCAAGATCGCGATGGAGGTGCCGCCGGTCCCTTGCGGCGATCGTGCGCAATGCAGCCCCGCGCTCTCGGCCGCCGTCAGCGTGATCCCCGGCGTCGTGTTCTCCGGCAGCGTCAGCGGTTTCCTGCGCGCCTACGCAACGGGCGACGGCAAGCTGCTGTGGGAATTCGACACCGCGCAAGACTACACCGCCGTGAACGGCGCCCCCGCCCACGGCGGCGCGATCGATGGCCCCGGTCCGGTCGTCGCTGATGGCATGCTCTACAGCAATTCCGGCTACGGCCAGTGGAGCGGCGTCCCCGGCAACGTGCTGCTGGCGTTCGATGTGGGGAAGGAGTGAAGGCGAGGGGCGCGATTGTATTGGGGGCAGGGAAGCACACTGCTGCAACGTTCTCGTCATTGCGAGCGCAGCGAAGCAATCCAGAATCCTTCCGCGGACGCATTTCTGGATTGCTTCGCTGCGCTCGCAATGACGGAGTGTCGTGATAGCCCTCATCCTGAGGAGCGCGGCACGCGCGTCTCGAAGGATGAAGGCCCGCCTGGTTGCCTCGCCCCTTCGAGACGCCGCTACGCGATTCCTCGGGGTGAGGATCGGCTGCGCTTACCCGCGCTACAAGACAGGAGGGGAAGTATCTCCGATGATAAATGCCAGATGCAGTTGCGGCGCTGTCGTGCTGTCGCTTCCGGGGCGATCCAGCCAGGTCGTTGCCTGTCACTGCATTGAGTGCCAGCGCCGGACCGGCGCGCCGTTTGGCGTAGGTGCCTTTTATTCCGCTGACCTCGTCACGATCTCAGGAGCCCCAAAAGGATACGTGCGCGCCGCCGCAAGCGGCGGCATGGTCCGCTCCTATTTTTGTCCCGACTGCGGCTCAACGGTCTATTGGAAGGCCGACAACATGCCTGCGATGATCGGAGTTGCCGTCGGAGCAATGGCGGACACAGAATATCCGGCGCCCTTCAAATCGGTCTTCGAGCAGTCGAAACATCGCTGGGTCGAAATCAATGCCGCTGCCGTTGAGCGCTTCCAACAAAGCAGCGTGCCGAAGAATTCAAACTGACGCGCGCCAAGCGCTGGTGCCGGCTGAGGGGATTGAACCCCCGACCTTCGGTTTACAAAACCGCTGCTCTACCGCTGAGCTAAGCCGGCTAGGCTGATGAAGCGGGGCAGGGCCCGACAATGCGCCGGAGCTGTCCGCCCGCCCGCGGGTCGCA is from Bradyrhizobium sp. ISRA430 and encodes:
- a CDS encoding GFA family protein; this encodes MINARCSCGAVVLSLPGRSSQVVACHCIECQRRTGAPFGVGAFYSADLVTISGAPKGYVRAAASGGMVRSYFCPDCGSTVYWKADNMPAMIGVAVGAMADTEYPAPFKSVFEQSKHRWVEINAAAVERFQQSSVPKNSN